The window GTcatactacttcctccgtctcataagCGGAGTCCATCTTTAGGcccgagttttaagaaatataaagaaaagtgactGAATAAGTTAGTTAAATGTGGGTCCCATTtgtatatagtagtacttagttttataataaaatgtgagtgaaataagttggtggaatatgagacctacTGGTTCATTATTCAATCGATTGGTGGACATCGAGAATACAAGCGTAGCAACTATCATCTTCAACATGCATTCTGCATTGCCTAAAGCAGTGTGTTAGGGGCGTGGAGCGCTCCGGAGCGATTCAACAAAATCTAGGGCGCGGGTGGATGGGGCGAGAGACCCAAGAATCGGGGCGACcgatacttaaaaaaatagaattagtaTCTCtgcattatttttaatataatccCTCCTTCCGTGAAATGTTGTTcagttttgtcattttggtccgtccgtgaaaatttgtccactttgcttttttttttttctatttttggtaaatcgGCCCCACctttcaccaactttttacacttacattctattataaaactaatactctctccgtcccatagaaataggctTTATGGGgttgacatgagttttaatgtgtaattggtaaactaagagagaaaaaagaaaaaagtagttgaaattgtgttgtgAGTGGTGgaaccataaatgataaagtaaaagagaagaagaaaaaagattaCCATAAATTGATATGGACTATttatatgggacggacgaaaaaagaaatatgacctagttctatgggacggagggagtatataaatgtgggacccatgttccactaaccttttcaactcactttccttcacatttcttaaaactcgtgccgagtcaaacTTGGATAGTATTTCAtagacaaagggagtatattttatatacaagTGTAGGTGTTTGTTGTTTCTTAAACTAATTTGTAGTGCAtgcaattgaatttttttataaatttcttagAAGCATATCTGTATAAGTATAACGGTtgcattgatttttttataaatttcttagAAGCATAACTGTATAAGTATAACGGTTGCattgattttgttataaatttcTTTGGTCCTTAAGTTCCTAACGATATGTGCCTTCGGGCCTCAAGTAATAGAGAAATCCCTGTACGAAATTTCCAAGAAgcataatactataaataactACAGAATATTATCGGTAGACtgtaaataaatactccatctgtctcattagaaatgaaacgttttccatttttgtctgtctcattaaaaatgaaatgtttctaaaaatgaaaacaatactctctctactttttcttctctcttactttactctctttttcaatctcacaaaacaacactacataaaatctcgtgccgaaaagcaaatgttgcatatttaatgggacagagggagtatataatatgtCAGTAGGAGCCTATAATAGTGTCCAAAATAGGACCGCCGCAACAGTCAGCCGCGCTGCGGCAGTCTATTGTTGGATGGATCGGTGCTGCGGCATCGcgtctttttttttccttaatttatttctattacaacctatttctctcatttttttcaatcaattcCAATCTCCAATCTAAAATTTTACTCAAATCTACTCTCGTAAAATGGTTTTCAATCATTTCCAATCTCCattctaaaattttactcAAATCTACTCTCATAAAATGGATAACGACGAGTATCAATGCGCGTTGGATGAGGCGTTTGACGCGGTGGTTGAAGAGTTGGAGCGGGAAGTACAGGAGCATGCAGAGCACGCGGCAGCGGTCCCTCGTCCAATCCATTATCAGCTGACAATCCGACGTGACCATGCCGGGGCTAACCAGCAGCTGATTTTCGACAACTTTGTCGAGACGTCATTGGCTGGGCGGTCTCGGCGGCTCACAATAGGCCGTCGTGCGACTGTCGGCACCACCCCGTCCATGCCGTATATGCGGCTGTTCCTCCCCCTGCCGCTGCTCATCAAACCGCTTGCAATATACCCCGCGGCACCACCGCCCCTCGCCGCGGCTGATTACTCTGGGCACTCTTATTAAACACGCCTAGAGGTGGCCAAACCAAACCGGACCGCCGGTTCCCAACCGGCGggtcggaaccggaaccggacgacggttccggttcgaaaTCCGGTTTCACGGTTATAACGGTTCGGTTACGGTTCCAAAAATACGAAACCAGAACCGGCGGTAACcgtcggttcggaaccgccggttaagCGGTTAACCTGGAATATGTAGCTGTCGCCGGTAGGTTCCTAGGGTTGCAGGCGTAGGGCTGAAAAAGGCcggaaaaccgccggtttgtgTCGGAAAATCGGCGGTTTCTGAcacaaaaccgccggttcccgACGGTTCAGGGCTAGGTTCAGGCGTAGGCGTGTAGGGTTGCAGCGTAGGGTCTGAAAAGGTGTCGGAAACCGCCAGTTTTCGGtcagaaaccggcggttttctgACATacaaaccggcggttcggtcAGAAAACCGGCAGTTTTCGACCGTtttcaaatatgaaattcaattttatttttttttaatatcaggTTTTTCCCCcatttttcatctataaatacccccttcTTCATCACTTCTACTCACCCCATTCTTGTGTTAACAAGTATTTCTCTCTTAATCTCCAATTCTCTATTCTCTACCTCATTGGTTCATTCTCTCAATTGCTCTCTACTTGTTTACTTAAATTGTACttgtattgttgtattttgtaacttgCAATTGTATAGAAATTtacattcaaagtttcaaatcaataaaattgcaattctttATCGTTATCGTTATCAATTCTCTTTGGATTTTACTATAGAATtgcaataaaaattataactctaagatttaaataactctaagatttaaaaaaaaaatgaaccgaaaccgaaccggaaccgaaaccgacGATAACCGACGGTTAAACCAGAACGGGATAACCGGTATCcgggccggttacggttcaagCTTTCGACGAACcagaaccggcggttttcgaACCGTGGCCACCTTTAAACACGCCGGAATTCTAAGCATGAAACAGCCGACGCCCCACTGTCGCCCAGCATGCACTTCAGCCATCCCAACCGCCCCTGTCTCGCCCCATGAATATCATTCAGCCCAGAGTGGCTGGGGCGACTACAGCCACGCCCTGACAGACCCACACCCCAAGCACGATTTTCACAACACTAGCCCAAAGAACGAACAATGTAGGCACATGGCCAATGTGGTTGATTCCGGAGGAGCAGAATTGCAATCATGAAAGAACGAacaagaaatattaaatttttaaattttcattctcACAAACTACAGTACATTAAAAGTGTACAAAAGTGGGCATCATTAACAAGCTGTGCACAACTCCTgcattttagaaatttttttagcttttcttatttttggcCTTCCCACCTATCAGCTATATGTATTCAGTCCATTCTCAGCACCTAAGCCATACAACACACCAGAGTACCTCTCCAGAGAGCCGCTAAAGAACGTCTCCTTGAGCTTCCTGAAGGTACACGACGTGAGCAGGCTATCCGAACCCGCCTGATGACACACCCCGACTCTCTCCACTTCCAACAGCTCAGCCAGCTTGTTCAGCCCACCGTGGAGGCTGTTGGAGAACTTCATCAAATGCTTGATGTCATATAGAACcggaaaatatatattgatcaAGCTGAAGAATCCAGCCTGTGTCTCGGGCAAGTTCTGGCAAGTCAGGAGCTTCAGCAAGTACCCGAAATCATATCCGCTGTGGAAAGTCACCCAGTATACGTTATCATTCAAGACAATCCCGGATGACATCAGGAGCTCCCCAAAGCGTCTCGCATCAATGCCCTTCTCGCTATTCCGCCCAAAGTTGATCCCACACTGGCGCAGCAATTCAATTGAATCGTTCGCAAAGACATCCTCGTCCGGATTGAACTCGCAGAAATTGAACTGCCAAATGCAGTACTTGTCCGTTCCACAGGTCGGCATATTCCCCTTCTCGTCCGAGAAGGTTAGCCCTAACTGGATCAGCTTCAGCAGATCAACATTGTCCTTCAATGTCTGGTAATGGTAATCACTCGAGTTCTTGAAATTTCCAACCGGCCGGAGCACAACTCCAGGAAACTCCGTGTCCATAGCAACGTACGGATATTCATCGACTATCGCTCGTATCAACTTAAATTCTTCTTCCAAGTTGTCAGCCCAAACCTCCCTGATGTGGATTGAATCGCTCTTGGGTAGAAGGGACATCGCAGATAACTATGATCGGATCAAAATCcacaaaaaccaacaaattCTTCTGTTTCTGCCTTATAGAATACAGAAAGATTGAACCTTTTGACACCCCCAAAACACATCCGTCGATATACAATAATGAAATCTGCAGGAAAGCTCAATCAATCCCAAGTCGAAGTTAATTAAATGAGATAAACCAAATTATCGTCTTTATCAATGAAATCCAGAAATTTAGGATAGTCAACACAACAGATCTATTGAAAAATCACATTTCTTAACATAAATCTGTGAATCAAACCccaaaataggaaaattaCATCCAAAATTCCGACTTTTACACAAATCTGGTAAAAAAGCACATTATAAATTCCAGATCTGGGCCAATTAAACAAGCAATTCATAGGGGGGGGGAGTGGGTGGGGGACAGAAATGAAGCTTACCTCAGCATAAAAATTGGTCATACAATATCTGAAAATGAAGATCCAGTACCAAATTGCACACACAATCACGCATATATGCGTATTGTGTATGTATATTGGTGTATTggtaatatatataaagaggGGATTAGGGTTTGGAAGGGGAGGAATATGATAATGAGCGTAAGGCGGCGATTGGATGAGCCACGAGATGAAGGGCTGCAGATTATCTATCtgacatttatattttattcctgATTTCAACTttatagaaagagaaaaggaaagagataagaaaagaaggattttttttccagagagagaagatgaacAAGGATGGGGTGGGGTTGGTGGGGCCCGTATCCTCTGTTCACCTCGAaaacaaatgataaaataatgctGTGGAGAGAGGTTTCTTTATTGTGGTTTTGGAGATAGGCAACTTAGGTGGATAGATATAAATGGATTATATTGgaattgtaatttaaaatattgatttttaagGATGTCAGAAAATGTTGGGAAGTTAGGTATTTTACTTTTAGCATACACATGAGTAAAACATAacgccattttttttttctaaaaactGATAATGCGCTTAAAAATCTGTAAAAGGCCGAATTCATGgaattgtaatttaaaatattgatttttaagGATGTCAGAAAATGTTGGGGAGTTAggtattttacttttttataaatctatgtgatcaaattttgtacaatcaaattcttatttatttaataaaaaataggtttatttatgaatttaattaaaatattagatacatatatagtacacggaaagtgcataatattgtggttatatatttatgattttttataatttttttatttttttagaattatatatgtaactAGTGcctactttaattcaaattttaaaaataatagaaagaaaattcaaatataaatataaaaaatgaggttaaaggctaataagtctttttaacttatccacttactatatttataattttaatatataactaatacatcaaattattaatataactttattttggttgtacaaaatttggttgtttagcATTGCTCTTTACTTTTTGCATATACATGAGTAAAACATAacgccattttttttttctaaaaactGATAATGCGCTGAAAAATCTGTAAAAGGCCGAATTCATTCAATCAAATTGCATGTTATTCTAAACTAGTATTACAAACGTGCGATACacagattaaaatatttttaattaaaattaattaaataaaattaggaataatttcattatataaaaattataaataattaatgtgtaCTTCATAATACAATGAATTATTGATAAAGAAATTTATGAATTGATAATTTTGTATGAATGATTTTCACCaaatattcaaacaaaaaatgcatattcactactttgtttactttttcAGTTTTGCATATATAATCAACATGAGTGTtcctattatttattactttaaattttattttaattaaaagaatatcaaatttcttt is drawn from Salvia hispanica cultivar TCC Black 2014 chromosome 6, UniMelb_Shisp_WGS_1.0, whole genome shotgun sequence and contains these coding sequences:
- the LOC125196050 gene encoding probable CCR4-associated factor 1 homolog 6, which translates into the protein MSLLPKSDSIHIREVWADNLEEEFKLIRAIVDEYPYVAMDTEFPGVVLRPVGNFKNSSDYHYQTLKDNVDLLKLIQLGLTFSDEKGNMPTCGTDKYCIWQFNFCEFNPDEDVFANDSIELLRQCGINFGRNSEKGIDARRFGELLMSSGIVLNDNVYWVTFHSGYDFGYLLKLLTCQNLPETQAGFFSLINIYFPVLYDIKHLMKFSNSLHGGLNKLAELLEVERVGVCHQAGSDSLLTSCTFRKLKETFFSGSLERYSGVLYGLGAENGLNTYS